In Puniceicoccus vermicola, the sequence AAAGAAATAGAACCAAAGAAATTGACTGCACACGACCTAGGAGAACGTCTTCGCATTGGTCCCAATAGCAAAGACGGTGAGGACCATTGGTTCACATATGAAGGGAAGGACTCAGTTACAGTTGAAAAATTAATAGAAGATTTGACGCAATCTATTGATAAAGAAGCAGTCGACTACTGGAGAAATACAAAATATATTGCACAACCAGACGGTGCAGACAACTCCGGTTAGCGCTCCGCGCTAACC encodes:
- a CDS encoding DUF4304 domain-containing protein → MNQSRENIVAVIKEAVIPKLRNMRFRGSFPHFRRLDTNQTDLLTFQFSKYGGEFCVEVAVGPSASFKTYWGKEIEPKKLTAHDLGERLRIGPNSKDGEDHWFTYEGKDSVTVEKLIEDLTQSIDKEAVDYWRNTKYIAQPDGADNSG